A genomic segment from Halorubrum depositum encodes:
- a CDS encoding HD domain-containing protein, with the protein MVPVGVEIKETEVSDEDFEEMMGFVRDYLAASVESEEDGGRMRWYPWHSAEYRFNHIVNVVDLATEIAEAEGADVDVVRVAAVFHDVAKLEAEQDIHAEAGARVAREYLKSRGNYPESFIEEVCGAVVDHSYTGDLSDVPLESRCLMEADLLDKVGANGAVLMLLRMGYESRTHMDAAKMVDRVLQRANDHTERVVSDSAESIAHQRIKRVKWLREWLEEEVTRMDVEGVTER; encoded by the coding sequence GTGGTCCCCGTGGGCGTCGAGATTAAGGAAACGGAGGTGAGCGACGAGGACTTCGAGGAGATGATGGGGTTCGTGAGGGACTACCTCGCGGCCAGCGTCGAGAGCGAGGAGGACGGCGGGCGGATGCGCTGGTACCCCTGGCACTCCGCGGAGTACCGGTTCAACCACATCGTCAACGTCGTCGACCTCGCGACCGAGATCGCCGAGGCCGAGGGCGCCGACGTCGACGTCGTCCGGGTGGCCGCGGTGTTCCACGACGTCGCGAAGCTGGAGGCGGAGCAGGACATCCACGCCGAGGCGGGCGCGCGCGTCGCTCGCGAGTACCTCAAGAGCCGCGGCAACTACCCCGAGTCGTTCATCGAGGAGGTGTGCGGCGCGGTCGTCGACCACTCGTACACGGGCGACCTGAGCGACGTGCCCTTGGAGAGCCGGTGTCTGATGGAGGCCGACCTGCTCGACAAGGTGGGCGCGAACGGCGCCGTCCTGATGCTGCTGCGGATGGGGTACGAGTCCCGCACGCACATGGACGCCGCGAAGATGGTCGACCGGGTGCTCCAGCGCGCCAACGACCACACCGAGCGCGTCGTCTCCGACAGCGCCGAGAGCATCGCCCACCAGCGGATCAAGCGCGTGAAGTGGCTCCGCGAGTGGCTCGAAGAGGAGGTCACGCGGATGGACGTCGAAGGCGTCACCGAGCGCTGA
- a CDS encoding cation diffusion facilitator family transporter: protein MLRPWGDGEKARFRLAAGANILGNALKIAVVGATGLTFGSVALLADAAHSVADLVASAVVFVWGGARYDAADETHPHGHQRIEPLTALFVGAIIVLLGVLLLRESVSEFLGSPEIRASPVLVAALLFALIDMYLLYWYTERVNVTLGSTALTALAADCLNDIYTTVAALVGVFGVLLGFPVLDPIAGGLVSVLVVYQGVEIARENVTYLVGAAPPAGDRERVTEALREHPAVEGVHDLTVFYDGTDLEVEVHVEVDGGMTLREAHAVETQLVTGLRDLEDVGDVHVHLDPSGLGEWKEAEDASDGVGFGDGDEAVDGDETTDGPEAVDGSGARDA from the coding sequence ATGCTGCGCCCCTGGGGTGACGGCGAGAAGGCCCGCTTCCGGCTGGCCGCGGGGGCGAACATCCTCGGCAACGCGCTGAAGATCGCCGTCGTCGGCGCCACCGGGCTGACGTTCGGGAGCGTCGCGCTGCTCGCCGACGCCGCACACTCGGTCGCCGACCTCGTCGCCAGCGCGGTCGTGTTCGTCTGGGGGGGTGCCCGCTACGACGCCGCCGACGAGACGCACCCCCACGGACACCAGCGGATCGAGCCGCTGACGGCGCTGTTCGTCGGCGCGATCATCGTCCTGCTCGGCGTGTTGCTGCTGCGGGAGTCCGTCTCGGAGTTCCTCGGGTCGCCGGAGATCAGGGCGAGCCCCGTCCTCGTCGCGGCGCTCCTGTTCGCGCTGATCGACATGTACCTGCTCTACTGGTACACGGAGCGCGTGAACGTGACCCTCGGGTCGACGGCGCTGACCGCGCTCGCGGCCGACTGCCTCAACGACATCTACACCACCGTCGCGGCGCTGGTCGGGGTGTTCGGCGTGCTGCTCGGGTTCCCCGTCCTCGACCCGATCGCCGGCGGGCTGGTCAGCGTCCTCGTCGTCTACCAGGGCGTCGAGATCGCCCGCGAGAACGTCACCTACCTCGTCGGCGCCGCGCCGCCGGCCGGAGACCGCGAGCGCGTCACGGAGGCGCTCCGCGAGCACCCTGCCGTCGAAGGGGTCCACGACCTGACGGTGTTCTACGACGGGACCGACCTGGAGGTCGAGGTCCACGTCGAGGTCGACGGCGGGATGACGCTCCGCGAGGCCCACGCCGTCGAGACCCAACTCGTCACCGGGCTCCGCGACCTGGAGGACGTCGGGGACGTCCACGTCCACCTCGATCCCTCCGGCCTCGGCGAGTGGAAGGAGGCCGAGGACGCGAGCGACGGGGTCGGGTTCGGTGACGGCGACGAGGCTGTCGACGGCGACGAGACGACCGACGGTCCCGAAGCGGTCGACGGCTCCGGCGCGCGAGACGCCTGA
- a CDS encoding TetR/AcrR family transcriptional regulator produces MHDPFAEPTDTRQAILGAAYRALCEHGYADLTISRIGEAFDKSPSLVYHHYDGKDELLVDLLGFLLDGFEASVSADEFDLTPRERLDAYLSATTEPGSVDDEHAPDAQFLTVIVELRAQAASDDAYRDHFDRSDRVFEAFLERTVREAAAELEGDGDFGESGPNGARGEASPVPPIEVASTLQTLATGGMLRWATTADRDWADDTRRGARRYIETTLPRVDVEG; encoded by the coding sequence ATGCACGACCCGTTCGCGGAGCCGACCGACACCCGGCAGGCCATCCTCGGGGCGGCGTACCGCGCGCTCTGCGAGCACGGGTACGCCGACCTCACGATCAGCCGGATCGGCGAGGCGTTCGACAAGAGCCCGTCGCTCGTCTACCACCACTACGACGGGAAAGACGAGCTGCTCGTCGACCTCCTCGGCTTCCTCCTCGACGGGTTCGAGGCGTCGGTGTCGGCCGACGAGTTCGACCTGACGCCCCGCGAGCGGCTCGACGCCTACCTCTCGGCGACGACCGAACCGGGCTCCGTCGACGACGAACACGCGCCGGACGCGCAGTTCCTGACCGTCATCGTCGAGCTCCGGGCGCAGGCCGCCAGCGACGACGCCTACCGGGACCACTTCGACCGCAGCGACCGCGTGTTCGAGGCGTTCCTCGAACGGACGGTCCGCGAGGCGGCGGCGGAGCTCGAAGGGGACGGCGATTTCGGTGAGAGCGGTCCGAACGGCGCGCGCGGCGAGGCGTCTCCGGTTCCCCCTATCGAGGTCGCCTCGACGCTCCAGACGCTCGCGACCGGCGGGATGCTCCGCTGGGCGACGACCGCCGATCGGGACTGGGCCGACGACACCCGACGCGGCGCGCGTCGGTACATAGAGACGACGCTCCCGCGGGTCGACGTCGAGGGATGA